From Ipomoea triloba cultivar NCNSP0323 chromosome 5, ASM357664v1, the proteins below share one genomic window:
- the LOC116020388 gene encoding acanthoscurrin-2-like, with protein sequence MCCWEAVGSSEVDCEAVGDCEGVGPSWGGDCEVVGPSSEEDCGGGGAIIGGIAWRWGHHGGGLRGGGAIIGGGLRGGGAIIGGGLCGGGAIMGGGLRGGGAIIGGGLRGGGAIIGGGLRGGGAIVGSGLPPPRQGGSTGSEIEVPREKDARLSRESRRIAKAWSLEAILEKLYKIFVICFCWYIW encoded by the coding sequence ATGTGTTGCTGGGAGGCGGTGGGATCATCGGAGGTGGACTGCGAGGCGGTGGGGGATTGCGAGGGGGTGGGGCCATCATGGGGGGGGGATTGCGAGGTGGTGGGGCCATCATCGGAGGAGGATTGCGGTGGGGGTGGGGCCATCATCGGAGGGATTGCGTGGCGGTGGGGCCATCATGGGGGTGGATTGCGAGGCGGTGGGGCCATCATCGGAGGAGGATTGCGTGGGGGTGGGGCCATCATCGGAGGGGGATTGTGTGGCGGTGGGGCCATCATGGGGGGTGGATTGCGAGGTGGTGGAGCCATCATCGGAGGGGGATTGCGTGGCGGTGGGGCCATCATTGGAGGTGGATTGCGTGGCGGTGGGGCCATCGTCGGAAGTGGATTGCCGCCGCCAAGGCAAGGCGGTAGTACAGGTAGTGAAATTGAAGTGCCAAGGGAGAAGGATGCAAGGCTGAGCAGGGAAAGTAGGAGGATAGCTAAGGCTTGGTCTTTGGAAGCCATACTCgagaaattatacaaaatatttgtaatttgctTTTGCTGGTATATATGGTGA